One genomic segment of Penaeus chinensis breed Huanghai No. 1 chromosome 13, ASM1920278v2, whole genome shotgun sequence includes these proteins:
- the LOC125031778 gene encoding uncharacterized protein LOC125031778, whose amino-acid sequence MLLFKHTVILCLLGVVHCHGPVSFVREPSPMAMVPRSLKIEDIERFGAMANEAASVIEKLTGMLHLIADPSEVPELREGLLGEKIRASIETGKAFVRLIETINAALEPYVTEERR is encoded by the exons ATGTTACTCTTCAAGCACACGGTTATCCTCTGCCTCCTGG GTGTGGTGCACTGCCACGGACCGGTCAGC TTCGTTCGGGAGCCCTCGCCGATGGCCATGGTCCCGCGGTCCCTGAAGATCGAGGATATCGAGAGATTCGGCGCAATGGCCAACGAGGCGGCGAGTGTCATCGAGAAGCTGACCGGTATGCTCCACCTGATTGCCGACCCCTCCGAAGTCCCTGAGCTACGGGAAGGTCTCCTGGGAGAGAAAATTCGAGCTTCTATAGAAACCGGAAAAGCTTTCGTGAGACTGATCGAGACAATCAATGCGGCGCTGGAGCCTTATGTTACCGAAGAGAGGAGGTAG
- the LOC125031763 gene encoding uncharacterized protein LOC125031763: MHLLTHAAVLCLLGLMYSYSSAAEPEASNPTVYRVNRRFLEAKEIENFGKVTNDATKVIEKLTSLFQEMADPAKGRKLREGPLGDRIRAAVRTGNAFVSLIESISAAIELSAA, from the exons ATGCATCTCCTCACCCACGCGGCTGTCCTCTGCCTGCTTG GTTTGATGTACTCCTACAGTTCCGCCGCG GAGCCTGAGGCCTCGAATCCTACGGTGTATAGGGTCAACCGCCGGTTCCTGGAGGCCAAGGAGATCGAAAACTTCGGCAAAGTGACCAACGACGCGACGAAAGTAATCGAAAAGCTGACCAGCTTGTTCCAAGAGATGGCTGACCCGGCTAAAGGACGCAAGCTGCGAGAGGGCCCTTTGGGAGACCGAATTCGAGCGGCCGTGAGGACTGGAAACGCCTTTGTGAGTCTGATCGAGAGTATAAGTGCAGCGATTGAACTCTCTGCTGCGTAA